The following DNA comes from Camelina sativa cultivar DH55 chromosome 14, Cs, whole genome shotgun sequence.
CTTAGCCCCCATGATTGGCGTCGGATCCTGAAGCTGCGTACAAACCCATCCTGCGCCTCCAAATGAGTCACCCGCCTTACAAGAGCCATCAATGATCGTTTTTGGTAACCAAAAACAGGACATCACAAACGTCGGGACCGCAGTAGCAACTGACTTAATCATCATCTCTTTTCCCCCTTTCGATAGCAGTCTTGCTGACCAACCATTTGTCCAACCCTGCAGCCTATCCCGAACAAATGAAAACACTTTCGTCTTGGACCTGCCCAAGCTCTCAGGTAACCCTAGATATGATCCCATCCTGCCCAAATTTGTTATCCCAAGAACTCCTTGGAGTTCTGTTTTGTTATCCACATCAACCATATGACCAAACTGAACAGAGGATTTGTCAAAATTAATTTGCTGTCCCGAGGCAGCCTCATACTGTCGtaatatatccaaaataaccccACATTGTTCCTTATCTTCCTTGCAGAAAAAGaggctatcatccgcaaacaacagATGCG
Coding sequences within:
- the LOC104743884 gene encoding uncharacterized protein LOC104743884, translated to MGFGEKWIGWIMFCASSVEYRVLLNGQPNALIVPERGLRQGDPLSPYLFILCTKVLIAKIRKMEQDKLITGIKVANKSPPITHLLFADDSLFFCKEDKEQCGVILDILRQYEAASGQQINFDKSSVQFGHMVDVDNKTELQGVLGITNLGRMGSYLGLPESLGRSKTKVFSFVRDRLQGWTNGWSARLLSKGGKEMMIKSVATAVPTFVMSCFWLPKTIIDGSCKAGDSFGGAGWVCTQLQDPTPIMGAKNFRRSLSPLHAEVEAFMWAMCSKLDQGMKEREVQGCIYWANSRDYGQG